One genomic region from Thalassotalea sp. PS06 encodes:
- the ilvY gene encoding HTH-type transcriptional activator IlvY — protein sequence MDIKSLQVFAHLAEHLHFSQTASIFHMSPSTLSRLVQRLESEVDSQLLFRDNRSVSLTPAGDVFHQYCKEQILEWQNLQARIQQQQGQLRGKLSLYCSVTAAYSHLPAMLDKFREKYPQVEISLETGNAADAFQKVQNKDVDLAIAAHEDSLPGSCFFHSVASIPVAIIGPTINCHVSSLLDQYQSNNQIDWQTLPVILADHGPVRSRFDTWFRQQTAGDLTIKPNIYARVSGHEALVSMVALGCGIGIAPQVVIDNSPVKDRIRTINTEHPISEFSLGVCGLNNRAKQPLIQAFIQCLE from the coding sequence ATGGATATTAAATCGTTACAGGTATTTGCTCATTTGGCAGAGCATCTGCATTTTTCTCAGACCGCCAGTATCTTTCATATGAGTCCTTCAACTCTGAGTCGCTTAGTGCAACGTCTGGAGTCGGAAGTCGACAGTCAGTTATTGTTTCGCGACAACCGCAGTGTTTCGCTAACGCCAGCGGGCGATGTGTTTCATCAATATTGCAAGGAGCAAATCCTTGAATGGCAGAATCTGCAGGCGCGTATTCAGCAACAGCAAGGACAGCTAAGAGGGAAGCTATCGCTTTACTGCTCGGTGACCGCCGCTTATTCCCATCTTCCCGCGATGTTGGATAAATTTCGGGAGAAATATCCCCAGGTAGAGATCAGCCTGGAAACCGGTAATGCCGCCGATGCTTTTCAAAAGGTGCAGAACAAAGACGTGGATCTAGCCATCGCTGCCCATGAAGACAGTTTGCCAGGCAGTTGTTTTTTTCATTCAGTTGCCAGTATTCCAGTAGCCATTATCGGCCCGACCATTAACTGTCATGTTTCCAGCCTGCTCGATCAGTATCAAAGCAATAATCAAATTGATTGGCAGACTTTACCTGTGATCCTGGCCGATCATGGACCGGTTCGTAGCCGATTCGATACCTGGTTCAGACAACAGACGGCAGGTGATTTAACGATTAAACCAAATATCTATGCCCGGGTGTCTGGTCACGAAGCTTTAGTATCTATGGTCGCCCTTGGTTGTGGTATCGGCATAGCACCTCAGGTAGTGATTGATAATAGTCCGGTGAAGGACAGGATCCGCACCATAAATACCGAACACCCCATATCGGAATTTTCCCTTGGGGTATGTGGCTTGAATAATCGTGCCAAGCAACCTTTGATACAGGCATTTATTCAGTGTCTTGAATAA
- a CDS encoding YifB family Mg chelatase-like AAA ATPase, with the protein MAIAKIFSRARIGLDAPTVIVEVHIANGLPAFNIVGLPETTVKESKDRVRSAIINCGYEFPGRRITVNLAPADLPKEGGRFDLPIAIGILLASEQLPQFNTDTLEFAGELSLSGELRPILGEISMAMACAAQGRDLFLPQGNSAQASWVDDVTIYPLTHLAQLFPHLQRIQPIEPLKSSKPQISGAQHAICLSDIIGQDSAKRGLEIAASGGHNLLLIGPPGTGKTMLASRLATLLPDMEQHEALQTAAIRSICGQEITCDNWLMRPFRAPHHNASSAALVGGGSHPQPGEITLAHNGVLFLDELVEFDRKVLEVLREPIESGEVTISRVKQKTTYPAKFQLIAAMNPSPTGFYNDKRATPEQVMRYLNRLSGPLLERIDMQLEVPLLPKGYWRKDGYQQQGESSETVRERVIECRQRQIRRQGKANHRLSAAELHQYCHLSEDNLEFFELAIEKLGLSTRVHHNLLKIARTIADMSGAEQIDKLHLTEALSYRAMDRILSYLASNLQR; encoded by the coding sequence ATGGCGATTGCAAAAATTTTCTCCCGGGCCAGAATCGGGTTAGATGCACCTACGGTTATTGTCGAAGTGCATATTGCCAACGGTCTTCCGGCGTTCAATATCGTTGGTTTACCAGAGACCACGGTTAAAGAATCGAAAGACCGGGTGCGCTCTGCCATTATTAACTGCGGCTATGAATTTCCGGGCCGCCGTATTACCGTCAACCTCGCGCCGGCAGATTTACCCAAAGAAGGTGGCCGCTTTGATTTACCGATTGCTATTGGCATTTTATTAGCATCGGAGCAATTACCACAGTTTAATACTGACACTCTAGAATTTGCCGGAGAGCTTTCTCTATCCGGTGAGCTAAGACCAATTCTTGGCGAGATATCCATGGCCATGGCATGTGCCGCGCAAGGACGGGATCTGTTTTTGCCCCAGGGTAATAGTGCTCAGGCATCCTGGGTGGATGATGTGACTATCTATCCGTTAACGCATCTGGCGCAATTATTTCCGCACTTACAACGTATCCAGCCGATTGAACCACTAAAATCCAGCAAACCACAAATTAGCGGCGCCCAACATGCGATTTGCCTGAGCGATATTATTGGCCAGGACAGTGCCAAACGAGGCTTGGAAATTGCCGCTAGTGGTGGCCATAACCTACTACTGATAGGCCCGCCAGGAACCGGCAAAACCATGTTGGCCTCAAGACTTGCCACCTTGCTTCCGGATATGGAACAACATGAAGCTTTGCAAACCGCCGCCATACGCTCGATATGCGGACAGGAAATTACCTGTGATAACTGGCTAATGCGTCCGTTTCGAGCGCCACATCATAATGCCTCTTCTGCGGCATTAGTCGGCGGTGGCAGTCATCCACAGCCTGGAGAAATTACCCTTGCCCACAACGGTGTCTTATTTTTGGATGAGTTAGTTGAATTCGACAGAAAGGTTTTAGAAGTATTACGCGAACCGATAGAGAGCGGCGAAGTCACCATATCCAGAGTTAAACAAAAGACCACGTATCCAGCAAAGTTCCAGTTAATCGCCGCGATGAACCCTTCGCCGACGGGATTTTATAATGACAAACGAGCGACACCAGAGCAGGTAATGCGTTACCTGAATCGTTTGTCAGGTCCTTTACTTGAACGTATCGATATGCAATTGGAAGTGCCCTTATTGCCAAAAGGCTATTGGCGAAAGGACGGGTATCAGCAACAGGGTGAGAGCAGTGAAACGGTTCGAGAGCGGGTAATCGAATGCCGACAACGACAGATTCGTCGGCAGGGCAAAGCTAATCATCGCTTAAGTGCCGCAGAGTTACATCAATATTGCCATTTATCGGAAGACAATCTTGAATTCTTTGAGCTCGCCATCGAAAAACTTGGTCTTTCTACCCGAGTTCATCACAACCTGTTAAAGATTGCCCGTACCATCGCCGATATGTCAGGCGCTGAGCAAATCGATAAATTGCATCTCACCGAAGCCTTGTCCTATCGCGCCATGGATCGGATCCTCAGCTATCTGGCCAGTAATTTACAGCGTTAA
- the ilvC gene encoding ketol-acid reductoisomerase: MANYFNTLSLRDKLAQLGKCRFMKRDEFSDGCNAIKGWKIVIVGCGAQGLNQGLNMRDSGLDISYALRESAISEKRQSWQWATENGFTVGTYEELIPQADMVLNLTPDKQHTNVVESVMPLMKQGATLSYSHGFNIVEEGMQVREDITVVMVAPKCPGTEVREEYKRGFGVPTLIAVHPENDPKGQGLAVAKAYASATGGDRAGVLESSFIAEVKSDLMGEQTILCGMLQTGAILGHQQMVANGMNSAYAAKLIQYGWETVTEGLKHGGITNMMDRLSNPAKVRAFEMAEELKDILRPLFEKHMDDIIEGEFSKTMMQDWANGDDNLLTWREQTSQTSFEQAAECDVEISEQEYYDKGIFLVAMVKAGVELAFETMVAAGIIEESAYYESLHETPLIANCIARKKLYEMNVVISDTAEYGNYLFSHAAVPLLQDYASKLSLEDLGEGLSDSSNQVDNVRLIEVNEAIRNHSVEQVGKTLRGYMTDMKKIAL, translated from the coding sequence GTGGCCAATTATTTTAATACCTTGAGTTTGCGCGATAAGTTAGCGCAGTTAGGCAAATGTCGTTTTATGAAACGCGATGAATTCAGCGATGGTTGTAACGCCATTAAAGGCTGGAAAATCGTAATCGTCGGCTGTGGTGCTCAAGGTCTGAACCAGGGCCTGAACATGCGTGATTCTGGTCTTGATATCTCTTACGCATTGCGTGAGTCGGCTATCAGTGAAAAGCGTCAGTCCTGGCAGTGGGCTACGGAAAATGGTTTTACCGTTGGTACCTACGAAGAATTGATCCCACAAGCGGATATGGTATTAAACCTGACCCCAGATAAGCAGCACACCAATGTTGTTGAATCGGTAATGCCATTGATGAAGCAGGGCGCAACTCTCTCCTATTCTCATGGTTTTAATATCGTTGAAGAAGGTATGCAGGTTCGTGAAGACATCACGGTGGTAATGGTTGCACCTAAGTGCCCGGGTACTGAAGTTCGCGAAGAATACAAGCGCGGTTTCGGTGTACCAACGCTTATTGCTGTGCACCCTGAAAACGATCCTAAGGGTCAGGGCCTTGCCGTTGCCAAAGCTTATGCAAGCGCCACTGGTGGTGACCGTGCCGGTGTACTTGAGTCATCGTTTATAGCCGAAGTTAAATCCGACTTGATGGGTGAGCAAACTATCCTTTGCGGCATGTTACAGACCGGGGCAATTTTGGGTCACCAGCAAATGGTTGCCAACGGTATGAACAGTGCCTACGCGGCGAAATTGATTCAGTACGGTTGGGAAACCGTAACCGAAGGCTTAAAACATGGTGGTATCACCAACATGATGGACAGATTGTCGAATCCGGCAAAAGTCCGCGCTTTTGAAATGGCGGAAGAATTAAAAGATATTCTGCGTCCATTATTTGAAAAGCACATGGATGACATCATCGAAGGTGAGTTTTCAAAAACCATGATGCAGGACTGGGCAAATGGTGATGACAATCTGCTAACCTGGCGTGAACAGACATCACAAACCTCGTTTGAACAAGCGGCAGAATGTGATGTAGAAATCAGCGAACAGGAATACTACGACAAAGGTATCTTCCTGGTAGCTATGGTAAAAGCCGGTGTTGAACTTGCCTTTGAAACCATGGTTGCTGCAGGCATCATTGAAGAATCGGCTTACTATGAGTCGCTGCATGAAACGCCACTAATCGCCAACTGTATCGCCCGTAAGAAACTTTACGAAATGAATGTGGTTATCTCAGACACCGCTGAATACGGTAACTACTTGTTCTCTCACGCTGCGGTACCGTTACTGCAAGACTACGCCAGCAAATTATCGTTAGAAGATTTGGGTGAGGGCTTAAGCGATTCCAGTAATCAAGTTGACAATGTTCGTTTGATTGAAGTAAACGAAGCTATCCGCAACCACAGCGTTGAGCAGGTAGGTAAAACCCTTCGTGGCTACATGACAGATATGAAGAAGATCGCGCTTTAA